Proteins from a single region of Methanobacterium sp.:
- a CDS encoding ATP-binding protein, producing the protein MKFKLFISGNQNELKEERFVVKEAITNNHILNDFFDVFLFEDLPAKGKDPVSTYIDEVEKSDIYIGIIGNVYGEPNDAGLSPTELEFQSFIKANPHNERLIFIKGKSDADREENTQKFIQKVKNLATYKRFDDLNDLKSYVEDSLTLFLYDKHIIRIEPFDLSICAEASYDDIDEDAVKDFLEKRATELNLGVPSRPVKDFLVDILNVVKEVDGEFKPTNTGMLFFGKDSAEFIPQSEIKMARFNGVTRLQTIDSKEISRRIYEMLDEAEIFFKRNTRLANKIVGFKRVDIPEYPYEAVREALINAIAHRDYDREESQIMFSIFDDRIEISNPGGLLPGLNIRKLEGKHATRNKKICSIFKETKYMERYGTGIIKMKNLMREHGLEEPEYEEEGDFFVVRFYGPGDNILDLVSSIPDEQMTDLKGLGLNDRQIKALEMMVNENMTFTNSLYQKTFNLERRTASRDLKKLLDLKQIRRIGSGRATKYKAS; encoded by the coding sequence ATGAAATTTAAATTATTCATTAGTGGAAATCAGAATGAATTAAAGGAAGAACGCTTTGTAGTTAAAGAAGCAATAACCAACAATCATATTTTAAATGATTTTTTTGATGTTTTCCTTTTTGAAGATTTGCCTGCAAAGGGTAAAGACCCTGTTTCCACCTATATTGACGAAGTGGAAAAGAGCGATATTTATATTGGGATTATTGGTAATGTTTATGGAGAACCCAATGATGCTGGCTTATCCCCAACTGAACTTGAATTTCAAAGTTTTATTAAAGCAAATCCGCATAATGAAAGACTTATTTTTATAAAAGGAAAATCAGACGCAGATAGGGAAGAGAATACCCAAAAATTTATCCAAAAAGTAAAGAATTTAGCTACTTACAAGCGATTTGATGATTTAAATGATTTAAAAAGTTATGTTGAAGACAGTCTTACATTATTTCTGTATGATAAACACATAATACGCATAGAACCTTTTGATTTATCAATATGTGCTGAAGCGAGTTATGATGATATTGATGAAGATGCAGTTAAGGATTTCCTTGAAAAGAGAGCCACTGAATTAAATCTTGGCGTTCCATCAAGGCCAGTGAAAGATTTTCTTGTTGATATTTTAAATGTTGTAAAAGAAGTTGATGGTGAATTTAAACCCACAAATACAGGTATGCTCTTTTTTGGGAAAGATTCCGCTGAATTTATCCCTCAAAGCGAAATCAAAATGGCGCGTTTTAACGGAGTAACAAGACTCCAAACCATCGACAGCAAGGAGATAAGCAGAAGGATATATGAAATGCTGGATGAGGCAGAAATCTTTTTTAAAAGAAACACCCGCCTTGCAAATAAAATTGTAGGATTTAAACGTGTAGATATACCAGAATATCCATACGAAGCTGTTAGAGAGGCTTTAATTAATGCAATAGCCCACAGAGACTATGATCGTGAGGAATCACAGATCATGTTTTCCATTTTTGATGATAGAATTGAGATAAGCAATCCCGGCGGGCTTTTACCCGGTTTAAACATCCGCAAGCTTGAAGGGAAACATGCCACCAGAAATAAGAAAATATGTTCCATTTTTAAAGAAACTAAATATATGGAACGTTACGGCACCGGAATTATAAAGATGAAGAATTTGATGAGAGAACACGGCCTTGAAGAGCCGGAATATGAAGAAGAAGGAGATTTCTTCGTTGTTCGGTTCTATGGTCCAGGCGATAATATTCTTGATCTGGTTTCAAGCATTCCTGATGAGCAGATGACTGATTTAAAAGGGTTGGGATTGAATGATAGGCAGATAAAGGCCCTTGAGATGATGGTTAATGAAAATATGACTTTTACCAATAGTTTATATCAAAAAACATTTAATTTGGAGAGAAGAACTGCTTCAAGAGATCTTAAAAAATTATTAGATCTTAAACAGATTCGTAGGATTGGATCAGGAAGAGCAACAAAATATAAGGCAAGTTAA
- a CDS encoding restriction endonuclease subunit S, with the protein MTEKFKETFIGSIPQEWDTDKLENLCKIITDGSHFSPKEYTGENGKIIATVKNMDDFGFNINSCKRICVKDYETLVKNGCKPEKGDVLFSKDGTIGLTFVYDDEIELVLLSSIAILKVNDRINPYFLKYYLQDKKTQDLIKSGHTSGSALPRIVLKDLKLLEVVVPPINEQELIIKHLLALDQKIELNQKMNQTLEKIGQAIFKHWFMDFEFPDEDGRPYKSGGGEMVDSELGDIPKGWKIVKVGDLIELIYGKGLTKNKRNPGEIPVYGSNGITDYHNEAFVNGPGLIIGRKGTVGKIHISYGDFWPIDTTYFVKSKIDSIMIFWYYLLNSLNLDKMNVHSAVPGLNRNDVYEILIAIPNDNLFYKIEEILKSLHDKIDQNDKQSENLSQIRDSLLPKLMSGKIRLNKPINSNQELSKELEA; encoded by the coding sequence ATGACTGAAAAATTTAAAGAAACATTTATAGGATCAATACCTCAAGAATGGGATACTGACAAACTTGAAAATCTTTGTAAAATCATTACTGATGGCTCTCATTTTTCACCTAAAGAATATACTGGTGAAAATGGAAAAATAATAGCTACAGTAAAAAATATGGATGATTTTGGCTTTAATATTAATTCTTGCAAAAGGATATGTGTTAAAGATTATGAAACTTTAGTTAAAAATGGCTGTAAGCCAGAGAAAGGAGATGTATTATTCTCAAAAGATGGAACTATAGGTCTGACTTTTGTCTATGATGATGAAATAGAATTAGTTTTACTTTCATCCATTGCTATTTTAAAAGTTAATGACAGAATTAACCCTTATTTTTTAAAATATTATCTTCAAGATAAAAAAACGCAAGATCTTATAAAATCAGGGCATACATCAGGTTCAGCATTGCCTAGAATTGTATTAAAAGATTTAAAATTGCTAGAGGTTGTAGTTCCCCCAATTAATGAACAAGAGCTAATCATTAAACATCTTTTAGCGCTAGACCAAAAAATCGAACTCAACCAGAAAATGAACCAGACCCTCGAAAAAATCGGGCAGGCAATTTTCAAGCACTGGTTCATGGACTTTGAATTCCCTGATGAAGACGGCAGGCCGTATAAATCAGGCGGCGGCGAAATGGTTGATTCTGAGCTTGGAGATATACCTAAAGGTTGGAAAATTGTAAAAGTTGGGGATTTAATAGAATTAATTTATGGTAAGGGTCTTACTAAAAATAAAAGAAACCCAGGAGAGATTCCAGTATATGGTTCAAATGGAATTACTGATTATCATAATGAAGCTTTTGTAAACGGACCAGGATTAATTATTGGTCGAAAAGGGACTGTTGGCAAAATTCACATATCCTATGGGGATTTTTGGCCAATTGATACAACATATTTTGTTAAATCAAAAATAGATTCAATAATGATTTTTTGGTATTATCTTTTAAATTCTTTAAACTTAGATAAAATGAATGTACATAGTGCTGTTCCTGGTTTGAATAGGAATGATGTTTACGAAATTTTAATAGCAATACCTAATGATAACTTATTTTACAAAATTGAAGAAATATTAAAATCTTTACATGATAAAATAGATCAAAATGATAAACAAAGCGAAAATTTATCCCAAATTCGCGATTCACTCCTCCCCAAACTCATGTCAGGCAAAATCAGACTAAACAAACCAATTAATTCTAATCAGGAATTATCTAAAGAATTAGAGGCATAA
- a CDS encoding class I SAM-dependent DNA methyltransferase, translating to MAKKGSNGANLGFEQTLWQAADKLRSNMDAAEYKHVVLGLIFLKYISDAFSELHNKLEKDKFADPEDPDEYRAENVFWVPPEARWDYLEGRAKDPEIGKLIDDGMHAIERDNPDLKGVLPKDYAREALSKPRLGELISLIGTIGLGDKESRKKDLLGRVYEYFLGQFAAAEGKKGGQFYTPMSIVKILVEMIEPYEGRVFDPCCGSGGMFVQSEKFVESHGGKRTKLSIFGQESNQTTWRLCKINLAIRGIDANIQWGDSFHQDMHKDLKADYILANPPFNDKDWRGELLENDVRWQYGVPPKRNANFAWVQHFIHHLNPTGIAGFVLANGSMSAGGQEGKIREKIVEKDLVDCMVALPSQLFYNTGIPACLWFVTREKANSKFRDRSGEVLFIDARKMGEMIDRTHRELNDEDIAKIADTYHAWRGEAVEHEVFGASKSEISKGGEYEDVRGFCKSVKLDEIRKHGHILTPGRYVGVEIEEEDDEVFDEKMKKLTAELGAQFKESEKLEKDIKENLKMIGYEI from the coding sequence ATGGCAAAAAAAGGTTCCAACGGGGCAAATCTTGGTTTTGAACAGACACTGTGGCAGGCAGCAGACAAATTAAGGAGCAACATGGACGCTGCCGAATATAAACACGTTGTTCTGGGTTTAATTTTTCTTAAATACATTTCTGATGCATTCAGCGAGTTGCATAATAAGTTGGAGAAAGATAAATTTGCAGATCCTGAAGATCCTGATGAATACAGGGCTGAAAATGTTTTTTGGGTCCCACCAGAAGCTCGCTGGGATTATTTAGAAGGAAGAGCAAAGGATCCAGAAATTGGGAAGCTTATTGACGATGGTATGCATGCAATAGAACGTGACAACCCTGATCTTAAGGGAGTGCTCCCCAAAGACTATGCAAGGGAAGCGCTGAGCAAACCGAGATTAGGAGAACTGATCAGTTTAATTGGAACAATTGGACTTGGAGATAAGGAAAGCAGAAAAAAAGACCTCCTAGGAAGGGTTTATGAATATTTCCTGGGTCAGTTCGCCGCTGCTGAAGGTAAAAAAGGAGGGCAGTTTTACACTCCAATGAGCATCGTTAAAATCCTTGTTGAAATGATAGAACCATATGAGGGAAGAGTTTTTGACCCCTGTTGCGGCTCCGGAGGAATGTTTGTCCAGAGTGAGAAGTTCGTTGAATCTCATGGTGGAAAGCGGACAAAGCTTTCCATATTTGGACAGGAATCCAACCAGACAACATGGAGACTGTGCAAGATAAACCTTGCAATAAGAGGAATTGACGCAAATATCCAGTGGGGAGACAGTTTTCACCAGGACATGCATAAAGACCTGAAAGCCGATTATATACTGGCAAACCCACCATTTAACGATAAAGACTGGAGAGGAGAACTCTTAGAAAACGATGTACGCTGGCAATACGGTGTGCCGCCTAAAAGGAACGCCAACTTTGCCTGGGTGCAGCACTTCATTCACCATTTAAACCCTACAGGAATCGCGGGTTTTGTCTTGGCCAACGGTTCGATGTCTGCCGGCGGACAGGAAGGTAAAATAAGAGAAAAAATCGTTGAAAAAGACCTTGTGGACTGTATGGTTGCTTTACCATCGCAGTTATTTTATAATACCGGAATTCCCGCCTGTTTATGGTTTGTTACACGAGAAAAAGCAAACAGTAAATTTAGAGATAGGAGTGGGGAAGTTCTCTTCATTGATGCCCGTAAAATGGGAGAAATGATCGATAGAACTCACCGAGAATTAAATGATGAAGATATAGCAAAAATTGCAGATACTTACCATGCCTGGAGAGGTGAAGCCGTCGAACACGAAGTGTTCGGTGCATCGAAATCAGAGATTTCGAAAGGCGGAGAATATGAGGATGTTAGAGGTTTCTGCAAGTCTGTAAAGCTTGATGAGATAAGGAAGCACGGACATATCTTAACTCCCGGAAGGTACGTTGGGGTGGAGATTGAGGAAGAAGATGATGAAGTTTTTGATGAAAAGATGAAGAAGCTCACAGCAGAGCTTGGAGCTCAGTTTAAGGAGTCTGAGAAATTAGAAAAGGATATTAAGGAAAATCTAAAGATGATAGGTTATGAAATTTAA